The following coding sequences are from one Cryptococcus deuterogattii R265 chromosome 1, complete sequence window:
- a CDS encoding dihydropteroate synthase, whose amino-acid sequence MPPDTITISSLTLHLLHGLGPSAFHLTPSPPCPALLSLTIHLVPNSVSTTAAGDSMAGLGVNYSSVSKAIYALANNPEKVWSGPWELMRAVSAIPLESDEVQSVDIRLGLPKALLHALEAVYKASYAKNGEVTDKSCTIRDLKVVCIVGLHEHERKEKQRLELDVKVSRCDWTVWGHKGFADEVYEFVSSSAYGTIESLNHELGQHLLKSRYLGDSTQPHLEITVRKPSAIPFATPSITIHRSQIDYMPTVPSARNGRPEAPERVFVAVGSNIGDRVANIIRAVRLLEEAGCNLLGTSRLYESAPMYVEDQDRFVNGVIELATSLEPLEVLRLLKRTEKAVGRTKTFTNGPRVIDLDLVFYGHRVVKIGKETDEEDEYGIKWLECPHKSLREREFVLRPLADIDSEFTHPALRKSVGQLLASLPTTFPPSLSPIIPLHSHASPLKLSIPASPYIMAIFNTTPDSFSDGDLTRTKVEYALAACEKLLKGPDPPAILDIGGMSTRPGSEPCSEEDELSRVIPLVKAIRSSSDPYVASIPISVDTYRPSVAKAAVEAGASIINDVRGGQEPGMLRVMAEADVPVVLMHSRGDSKTMITADVQDYGSHGGIIKGVIQETKALVEQALKSGVKRWNIILDPGLGFAKSSSQSLTLLKHLSDLVLPGTGIEGLPMLVGASRKGFVGQTIKRAVPKERSFGDAAVSGWCAASGIVDILRVHDSREMGEVVKMTCAIRDAV is encoded by the exons ATGCCACCGGACACGATAACTATTTCATCCCTCACACTTCACCTCCTGCATGGCCTAGGTCCGTCCGCCTTCCACCTTaccccatctcctccatgccccgcccttctctccctcacaATTCATCTCGTCCCCAATTCTGTCTCTACCACCGCCGCAGGCGACTCCATGGCAGGCCTTGGAGTGAATTACTCTTCAGTATCGAAAGCAATATATGCCCTTGCGAACAATCCGGAAAAAGTATGGAGTGGACCATGGGAACTGATGCGTGCCGTCAGTGCCATCCCGCTAGAGTCTGATGAGGTCCAGAGCGTGGACATCCGCCTGGGACTTCCAAAGGCATTGTTACATGCTCTAGAAGCTGTATATAAGGCATCATATGCCAAAAACGGTGAAGTAACCGACAAGAGCTGTACAATCCGGGACTTGAAGGTAGTATGCATTGTCGGGTTACATGAGCacgagagaaaagagaaacaGAGGCTGGAATTGGATGTCAAGGTCAGTAGATGCGACTGGACTGTTTGGGGACACAAGGGATTTGCAGATGAGGTATATGAG TTTGTGAGCAGCTCGGCTTACGGAACAATCGAATCGCTGAATCACGAACTGGGGCAACATCTCCTGAAGAGCCGCTATCTAGGGGATTCCACTCAGCCTCATCTAGAGATTACAGTCAGGAAACCATCGGCAATACCTTTCGCTACTCCCAGCATCACCATTCATCGCTCGCAGATCGACTATATGCCAACTGTACCATCTGCTCGTAATGGACGACCTGAAGCCCCTGAGAGGGTATTCGTAGCTGTTGGCTCCAATATCGGTGACAGAGTAGCCAACATTATAAGAGCCGTAAGGCTTTTAGAGGAGGCTGGATGTAACTTGCTAGGTACTAGTAGACTGTATGAGAGTGCGCCAATGTATGTAGAAGATCAGGACCGGTTCGTCAATGGCGTCATTGAG CTGGCCACATCACTTGAGCCCTTAGAAGTTCTTCGATTGCTCAAACGCACAGAGAAAGCTGTGGGGAGAACAAAGACATTCACGAATGGTCCTCGAGTCATCGACCTAGATTTGGTCTTTTATGGCCACCGAGTGGTCAAAATTGGCAAAGAGAccgacgaggaagatgaataTGGGATCAAATGGTTAGAGTGCCCTCACAAAAGCTTGCGTGAGCGAGAGTTTGTTTTGAGGCCTTTAGCCGA CATCGACTCAGAGTTTACGCACCCTGCGCTTCGCAAATCTGTCGGCCAGCTACTCGCCAGTCTTCCAACCACGTTTCCGCCGTCTCTTTCACCTATAATTCCCTTGCACTCTCACGCTTCGCCCCTAAAGCTTTCCATCCCCGCCTCCCCATACATCATGGCCATCTTTAATACAACACCAGATTCGTTTTCCGACGGCGATCTCACCAGGACCAAAGTCGAGTATGCACTCGCCGCTTGCGAAAAGCTGCTAAAGGGACCTGATCCTCCGGCCATTCTCGACATTGGGGGAATGTCGACGCGCCCAGGTTCTGAACCCTGTtcggaggaagatgagctcAGTCGCGTTATTCCACTTGTCAAAGCCATCCGATCATCTAGTGATCCCTATGTTGCCTCCATTCCGATATCGGTCGACACTTATCGACCGTCAGTTGCCAAGGCTGCTGTTGAAGCTGGAGCATCCATCATTAACGATGTCCGTGGCGGGCAAGAGCCGGGAATGTTGCGGGTCATGGCAGAAGCAGACGTTCCTGTTGTTTTAATGCATTCTAGGGGCGATTCAAAAACCATGATTACAGCGGACGTCCAGGATTATGGAAGTCATGGAGGCATCATCAAGGGTGTGATCCAAGAGACGAAGGCCTTGGTAGAGCAGGCCTTAAAGTCTGGCGTAAAACGATGGAATATCATCCTCGACCCTGGCTTGGGCTTCGCcaaatcttcctctcaaAGCTTGACACTCCTCAAACACTTATCAGACCTTGTCCTTCCAGGGACAGGGATCGAGGGACTTCCGATGCTAGTAGGTGCTAGTAGAAAGGGATTTGTGGGTCAGACCATAAAGCGGGCTGTACCAAAAGAGAGGAGCTTTGGAGATGCGGCTGTCAGCGGCTGGTGTGCTGCCAGTGGAATTGTGGACATCTTGAGAGTCCATGATTCTagagagatgggagaagtTGTTAAAATGACATGTGCTATTAGGGATGCAGTGTAG
- a CDS encoding dephospho-CoA kinase (genome sequence mistake) — protein sequence MLIVGLTGGIASGKSTVSKLLSERHHLPIIDADLIAREVVEPGTSGYSLVVSHFGPDRVLQEDGVSLDRGR from the exons ATGTTGA TCGTCGGTCTTACAGGTGGTATCGCTTCCG GCAAATCAACCGTCTCCAAACTTCTTTCTGAAAGACATCACCTCCCAATTATAGATGCTGATCTCATTGCTCGAGAGGTCGTTGAGCCTGGCACATCAGGTTATTCTCTCGTTGTCTCACACTTTGGCCCTGACCGGGTCTTGCAGGAAGACGGAGTATCGCTCGATAGAGGGCGATAG
- a CDS encoding nitrogen permease regulator 2 — protein MGVTGESFLPQVVGLFYATFDPSLGPVVQYQVPENLISDSTIEEARTPSNSRSRSRSRASRFISPSPSPSPSPTKTLLNFGPISEYVIPKKSLHGRLVTVLTTGTGCDEDEQVGYRVMGFPNVMTAAEGTYTRNEYMWNLCFVFHSSSSLEAFEPIVRKCARILRSAERDSAYLSKPSPEHTALPAVLEQLFEDLNSYSETSIPLDGFNSLELKLFPFYPNPPDCDDWHVPVALIDLNAHKDDNWDITAARVCQFIDGVNHVKKIAELAEADEALTRETLRHMLYYQVVMMIDIFQYSNMYTLKPIISRLSADETIISECACYVTRSGFPLPDWPTLLQLYSRFQPGVTVHRWIEAHEVLSMGIDPRRFVSFGIIKGFLRRVHRWPKLVERREPLIHVPEHRKRVGFDESARGNSSGFYRDRDRSQSQTHLYQHGNQHTDGFHPNDSAVSLSRGNIPRESSFTLPSVGSNASLGVSPSSIPTRTPPSLHGRSPRRHAFAPSTTGTASTHTAFPRSHVSAVESHPSTSSRRAIGPSTVGTNTTGGLPPGGSGFNYRYGLSTRQAAAIKQAEELEEELIGFLDGSHHADEIQVRFGWSWGQLEKILGLDEVIGGMGRKGVTVIYR, from the exons ATGGGCGTCACTGGAGA gtccttccttcctcaggTAGTCGGA CTCTTCTACGCCACCTTCGATCCGAGCCTCGGCCCTGTTGTCCAGTACCAGGTACCTGAGAACCTCATTTCAGACAGCACCATCGAAGAAGCACGCACGCCTTCAAACTCCCGCTCCCGTTCTCGTTCTAGGGCATCCCGCTtcatctccccttccccctctccttccccgTCGCCAACTAAAACCCTCCTCAATTTTGGGCCTATCTCCGAATATGTTATCCCCAAAAAGTCACTTCACGGCCGTCTCGTCACGGTTCTCACAACCGGGACAGGTTGCGACGAGGACGAACAAGTGGGATACAGAGTTATGGGTTTCCCCAATGTCATGACAGCGGCAGAAGGGACATATACACGGAACGAGTACATGTGGAACTTATGTTTCGTGTTCCATTCGTCAAGCTCATTGGAGGCCTTTGAGCCAATCGTGAGAAAGTGCGCTAGGATTCTGAGAAGCGCAGAA CGTGATTCTGCTTACCTTTCAAAACCATCTCCCGAACACACGGCACTACCTGCAGTCTTAGAACAGTTGTTTGAGGATCTAAACTCTTACTCGGAGACGAGTATACCTTTGGACGGTTTCAATTCTCTAGAGCTCAaactttttcctttctatC CAAATCCTCCCGACTGCGACGACTGGCATGTTCCTGTCGCTCTTATTGATCTCAATGCGCACAAAGATGACAACTGGGATATTACGGCTGCAAGGGTCTGTCAGTTTATTGATGGGGTCAATCatgtcaagaagattgcTGAACTTGCCGAGGCGGATGAGGCCTTGACTCGAGAGACATTAAGGCATATGCT GTATTACCAGGTGGTCATGATG ATTGATATCTTCCAATACTCCAATATGTATACCCTCAAACCAATAATTTCCCGCCTGTCTGCCGACGAAACCATCATTTCCGAATGCGCCTGCTATGTTACACGCTCTGGTTTCCCTTTACCCGATTGGCCCACACTGCTGCAGCTTTACAGCCGCTTTCAACCAGGTGTCACGGTGCACCGCTGGATAGAAGCGCACGAGGTTCTTTCAATGGGTATAGACCCGCGGAGATTCGTGTCTTTCGGTATCATCAAGGGTTTTCTCCGTCGAGTGCATCGTTGGCCAAAGCtggtggaaaggagagaacCGCTCATTCATGTCCCGGAGCATCGGAAAAGAGTGGGGTTTGATGAATCTGCCCGTGGGAATTCTAGCGGGTTCTATAGAGACCGTGACCGCTCTCAATCCCAGACGCATCTCTATCAACACGGTAATCAGCATACCGATGGGTTTCACCCCAACGATTCTGCCGTGTCTCTTAGTCGAGGTAACATTCCCCGAGAATCATCATTCACCCTGCCCTCCGTCGGATCCAACGCCTCGCTGGGtgtttctccttcctcgaTACCTACACGTACTCCACCGTCACTTCACGGAAGATCCCCACGCCGGCACGCTTTCGCCCCCTCTACCACGGGAACCGCCAGTACGCATACTGCATTCCCACGTTCTCACGTTTCCGCTGTCGAGTCACATCCATCGACATCCTCTCGTCGGGCTATAGGTCCAAGTACCGTGGGAACCAACACTACGGGCGGTCTCCCCCCCGGCGGTAGCGGTTTCAATTATAGATACGGCTTGAGCACCAGACAAGCCGCTGCAATTAAACAAGCCGAAGAGCTAGAGGAAGAGTTAATAGGTTTTTTGGATGGGAGCCATCATGCGGATGAGATTCAAGTGAGATTTGGATGGAGCTGGGGTCAGCTGGAAAAGATCCTTGGACTGGACGAAGTGAtaggaggaatgggaagaaaaggtgTAACTGTAATCTATCGTTGA
- a CDS encoding galactinol synthase codes for MAISPPSTPGVQESRAWVTLVTNPSYVAGLLTLHRTLSSLSSYPLLVMTTPSLPGTHSSLLRSLGFKLITVSHLSPSSSQHPGFDPQFSRLNEAWTKLQVFGLVEYDKVILIDSDMIFLKDMDKLFDLELPGRDWIGASPACVCNPFKLEHYPKDWIPANCSYSTQQSPTPLLSLPIPSPCAPRTSHLLNSGLVILHPSSTILASLIDFLNTSPTIGHAKFADQDVIAEAFKGRWRPLPWWCNALKTLRGAHKDLWRDEEVGIIHYILDKPWSARPASLPPHQPPSPTLPPSPASLDGSDDGRAPYLEKLQIRRRSLPHGLLDAVRNTPPQRSLTNYDEVHAWWWIVYEDLLDDLKARGVDWEAVDQWVTR; via the exons ATGGCAATCAGTCCTCCTTCGACTCCTGGAGTGCAAGAATCCCGAGCGTGGGTGACGCTTGTAACGAATCCTTCATATGTGGCCG GCCTACTTACTCTTCATCGGACCCTCTCGTCCCTGTCGTCGTATCCACTTTTGGTGATGACTaccccttctctccccGGCACCCAttcgtctcttcttcgctcccTGGGCTTTAAACTTATTACGGTATCCCACCtgtccccttcttcttcacaacATCCTGGATTCGATCCTCAGTTTTCTCGATTGAATGAAGCTTGGACCAAGCTGCAAGTGTTTGGGCTTGTAGAGTACGATAAGGTCATTCTGATAGACTCCGATATGATTTTCCTCAAGGATATGGATAAGCTATTTGACCTCGAGCTACCCGGAAGAGACTGGATCGGAGCCTCTCCTGCTTGTGTATGTAATCCTTTCAAACTTGAACATTATCCAAAAGACTG GATCCCTGCCAACTGTTCGTATTCTACCCAGCAATCTCCCACCCCTCTtctatctcttcccatcccatccccCTGCGCCCCACGTACATCTCACTTGCTTAATTCCGGGCTTGTGATTTtacacccttcttcaactaTCCTTGCATCCCTCATAGACTTCCTAAACACATCTCCTACTATCGGTCACGCCAAATTTGCCGACCAGGACGTCATTGCCGAAGCGTTcaagggaagatggagacCGTTACCGTGGTGGTGCAATGCCTTGAAGACGTTGCGAGGTGCCCACAAAGACCTGTGGAGGGACGAAGAAGTTGGAATCATACATTACAT TTTGGATAAGCCGTGGTCGGCTCGTCCcgcttctctccctccgcATCAACCTCCCTCGCCCACACTGCCGCCTTCACCAGCTTCTTTAGACGGAAGCGATGACGGTCGAGCACCCTACCTTGAAAAACTGCAAATTCGCCGCCGATCTTTGCCACATGGCCTACTCGACGCCGTTCGAAATACACCACCTCAAAGGAGTTTAACCAATTATGACGAGGTACACGCCTGGTGGTGGATCGTATATGAAGATCTTCTGGACGATCTGAAGGCCAGAGGCGTGGATTGGGAGGCTGTTGATCAGTGGGTAACTCGGTGA
- a CDS encoding mitochondrial chaperone BCS1, with translation MFRSPLPQRTNRDSASEAGPSTATPISTDTDAVIIEKVNDTTQEATLPSNGSSEGESLISRMMADNPYFSAGAGLMGIGVVLTALRRSITLGATMAQRRMLVTLEIPSKDRSYPWFLEWMAHQSAAQTRGNAKPPGLFGWGQGMRSHELAVETSYKQHENGASEAVFNLVPGPGTHYFKYGGAWFQVKRERDSKLMDLHSGTPWETLTLTTLSTSRDLFSSLLEEARTLAEASTEGKTVVYTAWGVEWRPFGKPRSRREMGSVVLGKGIAEEIESDLKGFLGRGKWYAERGIPYRRGYLLYGPPGSGKTSFIQALAGSLNYNICLMNLSERGLTDDKLNHLLGLVPERSFVLLEDIDSAFNRRIQTSEDGYKSSVTFSGLLNALDGVASSEERIIFMTTNHYDRLDPALIRPGRVDIQQLLDDAAGEQAKRLFVKFYGNSVNEDGTKGRVLREGELPLDDEEVESLGNAVQHIVEDERAHGKVISMASLQGHFIRTGARESLDGIRELCKPREGQA, from the exons ATGTTCAGATCACCTTTACCTCAACGGACCAATCGTGATTCCGCTTCAGAAGCCGGGCCCTCGACTGCAACCCCAATATCGACAGACACAGATGCTGTCATCATTGAAAAGGTCAATGACACAACTCAGGAAGCTACATTACCCTCAAATGGCTCATCCGAAGGAGAATCATTAAtatcaaggatgatggcagATAA TCCTTACTTCTCAGCAGGTGCTGGACTTATG GGCATTGGCGTAGTCTTGACAGCATTGCGCCGTTCTATAACACTCGGAGCTACCATGGCTCAGCGAAGAATGCTGGTGACTCTTGAAATCCCTTCCAAAGATCGGTCATACCCATGGTTCCTCGAGTGGATGGCCCATCAGTCAGCGGCACAGACTAGAGGAAATGCCAAACCACCCGGTCTGTTTGGATGGGGCCAAGGCATGAGAAGTCATGAGTTAGCTGTGGAAACAAGTTACAAGCAGCACGAAAATGGGGCCAGCGAAGCCGTTTTCAATTTAGTGCCGGGGCCTGGTACACATTACTTCAAATATGGAGGCGCCTGGTTTCAA GTAAAACGCGAGCGGGACTCCAAACTCATGGATCTGCACTCTGGCACGCCTTGGGAGACACTGACCCTGACAACACTCTCAACTTCGCGAGacctcttttcatctttgctTGAGGAGGCGCGAACTCTTGCAGAAGCTTCGACTGAGGGCAAAACTGTTGTTTATACTGCGTGGGGTGTCGAGTGGCGTCCATTCGGCAAACCAAGGAGCAGAAGGGAAATGGGCAGTGTAGTCTTGGGTAAAGGAATTGCCGAAGAGATCGAATCCGATCTGAAGGGCTTTTTGGGTCGAGGGAAATGGTACGCTGAAAGAG GTATCCCATATCGAAGAGGATACCTTCTGTATGGACCTCCAGGATCTGGTAAAACGTCGTTCATCCAGGCTCTTGCAGGGTCACTGAACTACAATATTTGTCTCATGAACCTTAGTGAAAGGGGTCTTACGGACGATAAACTTAATCATTTGCTGGGTCTGGTACCTGAGCGGAGTTTTGTGCTGCTAGAGGACATCGATTCGGCCTTTAACAGACGCATACAAACCAGCGAAGATGG CTATAAATCATCTGTCACCTTCTCCGGTCTATTAAACGCTCTTGATGGTGTTGCATCGTCGGAAGAGCGAATCATCTTTATGACTACCAATCATTATGATCGCCTCGACCCGGCACTTATTCGACCGGGTCGAGTTGATATTCAACAACTTCTGGATGATGCTGCTGGTGAACAAGCCAAAAGGCTGTTTGTCAAGTTCTATGGCAATTCTGTCAATGAGGACGGCACAAAGGGCAGAGTgttgagggaaggagaactACCAttggatgacgaggaagtAGAATCGTTGGGTAACGCGGTGCAACACattgtggaagatgagcggGCTCATGGGAAGGTAATTAGCATGGCTAGTCTGCAAGGACATTTTATCCGCACTGGAGCGAGAGAAAGCTTGGATGGGATCCGCGAGCTGTGTAAGCCTAGGGAAGGGCAAGCATGA
- a CDS encoding kynurenine 3-monooxygenase, which produces MPQSRARKALIVGAGPVGALTALSLHRRGWEVEVWESRDDPRGQDAAPSNLRSINLAISSRGLEALRSVDPSIAEDFLEEAIPMKGRMIHHTDGRQESQLYDPIGGQSINSISRPILNQRLVQSLPEEIKLRFNTKLNHIDFKNRVAYASHKQRATVLPGEESGKDKKQNTENEDGTAFDLVIGCDGSWSKVRNAMMRVERIDFSQSFIPHAYIELHMPSNPAFPGGYAMNKNHLHIWPRHAFMLIGLPNKDGSFTLTLFIPFSSLELLTTRESAAAFFKENFPSAVDIVGEKVLLDDFEKNPRGNLVTINCTPSAWSSHAILLGDASHSMVPFYGQGLNCGLEDVRVLNSILERHHISPTTTRELGETDPELELALKAYSDERQGDLKAICELALQNYTEMRSHVLSPLHHLRRQVDKIMTTLFRSMPQATLSLTEPFPTKRVRGWTSLYEMVTFRPDVGYSEALRKERWQKDVVGYTGWIGSAIGISAAGVFAVTMAKKWLERR; this is translated from the exons ATGCCGCAATCACGGGCTCGAAAAGCTCTCATCGTTGGCGCCGGTCCTGTCGGTGCACTGACAGCGCTGAGCCTCCATCGTCGGGGCTGGGAAGTAGAGGTCTGGGAGTCTCGCGATG ATCCTCGAGGTCAAGATGCTGCTCCGAGTAACCTCCGTTCTATCAATCTCGCCATATCGTCGCGAGGTCTCGAAGCGCTGCGAAGTGTTGATCCCTCGATTGCCGAGGACTTTCTAGAGGAAGCGATACCGATGAAGGGTCGGATGATCCACCACACGGACGGGAGGCAGGAGAGCCAACTTTACGATCCAATCGGTGGCCAG TCTATCAACTCCATCAGTCGCCCGATCCTCAATCAGCGACTGGTTCAATCGCTTCCCGAGGAAATCAAGCTCAGATTCAACACCAAGCTCAACCACATTGATTTTAAGAATCGCGTTGCTTATGCGTCTCATAAACAAAGAGCGACCGTACTACCAGGTGAAGAAAGTGGAAAAGATAAGAAGCAGAACAcagagaatgaagatgggaCAGCGTTTGATTTGGTCATTGGATGTGATGGCAGCTGGTCCAAGGTCAGAAATGCAATGATGCGGGTTGAACG GATTGACTTTTCACAAAGCTTCATTCCTCATGCCTACATCGAACTCCATATGCCGTCCAACCCAGCTTTCCCGGGTGGCTACGCTATGAACAAAAACCATCTGCACATCTGGCCTCGCCATGCTTTCATGCTTATCGGTCTTCCCAACAAG GATGGCTCGTTTACCCTGACTTTATtcattcccttttcttctcttgagCTACTCACAACACGTGAATCCGCTGCGGCTTTCTTCAAAGAAAATTTCCCTTCTGCCGTGGATATTGTAGGTGAAAAAGTGCTTCTTGATGATTTTGAAAAAAATCCAAGAGGCAACCTGGTTACTATCAAC TGCACACCCTCCGCATGGTCGTCTCACGCTATTCTTCTGGGCGATGCATCTCACAGCATGGTACC TTTTTATGGACAAGGTCTCAACTGCGGCCTTGAAGACGTTCGCGTGCTCAACTCTATCCTTGAGCGACACCACATCTCACCTACAACAACGCGCGAGCTTGGTGAGACGGATCCTGAGCTGGAATTGGCTCTAAAGGCCTATTCTGATGAAAGGCAAGGAGACTTGAAGGCCATTTGCGAACTGGCCTTGCAAAACTA CACTGAAATGCGCTCACATGTGCtttctccacttcatcatctccgtCGTCAGGTTGACAAGATCATGACCACCTTGTTCCGATCTATGCCTCAAGCCACCTTGTCACTGACGGAACCTTTCCCTACCAAACGAGTGCGAGGATGGACGAGTCTTTACGAGATGGTGACTTTTAGGCCGGATGTAGGTTATTCAGAGGCgctgaggaaggagaggtggCAGAAGGATGTCGTGGGTTATACCGGGTGGATCGGAAGCGCGATAGGTATTAGTGCAGCAGGCGTCTTTGCAGTAACTATGGCTAAAAAGTggttggaaagaagatag
- a CDS encoding dihydroorotate dehydrogenase (fumarate) yields the protein MPRPLPLPSLRAALPRPHSPLLLRRLASTALPPPRRHYLSTTLLLGGGVLFLAYYYDSKSLLHEHVAMPLMRLFADPEEGHKLAVRVLAWDKWARPRDMGVDGDELQAELFGMTLKNPVGIAAGFDKDAEAIDGLFDLGFGYVEVGSVTPEPQPGNPKPRFFRLEEDDACINRYGFNSLGHGHTLARLRLRLAKFAQDHPSLFPSPLPATILPPAGLPRSLRPGQVLAVNLGKNKASDADSNDDYIRGVRTLGPYADVVVINVSSPNTPGLRALQGKQQLVRLLNDVVEERNRIAQGTGLPKIAVKVASDLSEDELADVASAVRSSGVEGVIVSNTTIRRKELNLVSNNQDQVGGLSGKPLFPYALSALKTLRPLLPPTIPIIGCGGISSGSDALAMANAGASIVQIYTSFGFRGVGTPRLIKDEISEHLRLNGESWKTRVGRDWASSGQPMGWDENRLKQESQALVEEAKGLAELLRQSSTTTIEEKETAKLVEEAERVLGIVKEKGESSAASGSAVAVDHTTAPSLLQGSSASAPTLEQGPPAASVEAAVPPPSSQGGFAIEGGAASIGEALIAEPVSEVDLAPIVVLEEKKTNLGVNDGSERDNEWEQAVKAGPKRLV from the exons ATGCCCCgtcctctccccctcccctctctcaGGGCCGCTCTCCCCCGCCCACACTCTCCCCTGCTCCTCCGCCGCCTCGCCTCTACGGCCCTTCCCCCCCCGCGCCGCCATtacctctccaccaccctccttcttggaGGCGGCGTCCTGTTCCTGGCCTATTACTATGATTCCAAGTCTCTCCTCCACGAGCACGTCGCCATGCCCCTTATGCGCCTCTTCGCAGACCCCGAAGAAGGCCATAAGCTTGCAGTCAGGGTTCTCGCATGGGACAAGTGGGCCAGGCCTAGAGATATGGGCGTGGACGGTGACGAGCTGCAAGCAGAG CTTTTCGGTATGACTCTGAAAAATCCCGTCGGTATTGCGGCCGGTTTTGACAAGGACGCGGAAGCCATCGACGGTCTCTTTGATCTCGGTTTCGGTTACGTTGAAGTCGGAAGTGTCACTCCCGAACCCCAA CCTGGCAACCCTAAACCTCGATTCTTCCGTCTCGAAGAGGACGACGCCTGTATCAATCGATATGGATTCAACTCTCTTGGACATGGCCACACGCTTGCCCGACTTCGTCTCCGTTTGGCCAAGTTTGCTCAAGAccatccttccctcttcccttctcccttgccTGCAACCATCCTCCCTCCAGCGGGCTTGCCGAGGTCATTGAGACCCGGACAAGTACTCGCAGTCAACTTGGGCAAGAACAAGGCCAGTGACGCAGATTCAAACGACGACTACATTCGAGGCGTCCGGACGCTTGGACCTTATGCGGACGTGGTTGTGATCAACGTTTCCAGCCCCAACACCCCAGGCTTACGGGCTCTCCAGGGCAAGCAGCAGCTCGTGCGGCTGTTGAATGATGTCgttgaagaaaggaacAGGATTGCTCAGGGGACGGGACTGCCCAAGATTGCAGTCAAAGTTGCTTCAGACTTGAGTGAGGACGAGCTGGCAGATGTAGCCAGTGCGGTGAGGAGTAGTGGTGTTGAAGGCGTCATTGTCAGCAACACGACTAtccgaagaaaagaactCAATCTTGTTTCCA ACAACCAAGACCAGGTTGGCGGCCTCTCCGGCAaacccctcttcccttacGCCCTCAGCGCGCTCAAGACTCTCCGCCCGCTTCTCCCTCccaccatccccatcatcgGCTGTGGTGGTATCTCCTCAGGCTCTGACGCTCTCGCCATGGCCAACGCCGGTGCGTCCATCGTCCAAATCTACACTTCTTTCGGTTTCCGAGGTGTCGGTACTCCCCGTTTGATCAAGGACGAGATTTCCGAACATCTACGTCTCAACGGTGAATCATGGAAAACTCGGGTGGGCCGTGACTGGGCGTCATCAGGCCAACCGATGGGATGGGACGAGAACCGTCTCAAACAAGAAAGTCAAGCGCTTGTTGAAGAGGCCAAGGGTCTGGCAGAACTTTTGCGGCAGtcgtccaccaccaccattgaagagaaggagacgGCCAAGCTcgttgaagaagcggagagGGTGTTGGGTATtgtgaaagaaaagggtgaATCGAGTGCTGCAAGTGGATCGGCGGTAGCGGTCGATCATACCACTGCGCCTTCATTGCTCCAAGGTTCTTCAGCATCCGCTCCCACTCTTGAGCAAGGACCTCCTGCTGCGTCGGTTGAGGCTGCGGTGCCCCCACCTTCATCGCAAGGCGGATTTGCGATTGAGGGCGGTGCGGCATCCATAGGGGAGGCATTGATTGCTGAGCCCGTGTCGGAAGTTGACCTTGCACCAATTGTTGTattggaggaaaagaaaaccaACCTTGGCGTGAACGACGGCAGTGAAAGGGACAATGAGTGGGAGCAAGCAGTCAAGGCTGGGCCAAAGAGGTTAGTCTAG